The genomic DNA GGGTCAGGGCGGCAAAGAGACGCCCCTGGCTCACGCTCTGCCCCTCCACCGGGGTGAGGGCAAAGGTCAGGCGCAGGTAGGGGCGGCGCACGCCCTGAGGCAGAAAGCGCAGGTAGGGCCGCGCGCCCAGCGTGAGCGTGGGGCTTTCCGCCGTGTGGGCGACGCTCACGCTGCCGCCGGGCACGCTGGTCCAGGGGCCATCGGGGTCGTCGGCCTGTTCCATGGCGATGCTCAGGTTCTGCACTTCGGCCGGCAGAAAGGCTTCGGTGACGGAAAGGCGCAGGGGCATGGGCTCCATGCGGCCCGGCAGCTTGCAGGCGGTGAGGGCCACAACGGAACCCGCGGCGTTGGCGGTGAGCGGACCTTCAAAAAAAACGGCGTTGCGATCGATAATGGCCATGGGGTCTCCTTGCGGTGTTGCGGTGGCGGGGCCCGGCCGGACGGCTTCCGGCCAGGCGTGGGGCGAGGGCCTAGACGGGCTCTTCGGTGGAAAGCACGGCGTCGCACTGGCGCACGGGCCGCCCGTGGAGCACGGGCACGGCCTTGGCGTCGAAAAATTCGCCGTACTGCAGCTGCACGTTGCCCGCGTCGGAATTCTGCAGCTCCAGGGCCGTGAGCACGTCGGCGTTGGCGTACCACACGGCCTTCTGGCGCAGGTGCTGGGGCATGCGGTTCTTGGCCTCAATGGTCAGCTTCTGCAGATCCACAAAGCCGGTCTGCCCCTTGCGCTTGGAAAGGGCCGCCACGGGGATGTTGGCGATGCGCGCCACGCCGCGCCAGTCGCGCACGGCCAGGCCGCAGCGCCAGTTGTACTTATCGCCCACCACCTGGTATTTGCGGCCGTCCGGATCCTGAGCCATGTAGGTTCTGAGATCCTCGTGGGAAAGGCCGCCGGCGCTGCCCTTGGGATAGATGCCGTGCACGGACTGCGCGCCCCAGGCCACCAGCCAGAGGGAGGTGCAGCCGGCGGCGTCGCGCCCGGCCGCGTCCAGCACGTTGTTGGCGTCCTGGGCCGGGTAGCGCATGGCCAGGCCGTTGAATTCATCGGGATTGACGTTGCTGTTGCCGTAAAAAAGGGTGGTCGCCACCTTTTGGCGCATGGCCTCGGCAAAGGCGATGCCCTCGCTCATGCGAAAGGCCCGGTCGCGGCCGCCGTAGAGGCGCAGCTCCTCCACGTCCAGCTCCATAATGGCCTCCAGGATGCCGCAGCCTTCCTTGACCTGGCTCCACTGGGATTTGCTGGGCGGCGTGCCCTGATAGAGACGCCGCCAGTAGACCTCCGGCAGGCCGGTGCGGATGCGGGTGAGGTGGCCGTCGCTCTGGTTGGCCTCCATCCAGAGCACGTCGTCCACGATGTCGTTAGTTTTGTTCATGAGCTCAATGATCTGCCCGGCTTTTTCGCCGCGGTAGAACTGCTCCATTTCCGCCAGAGAAACCACAAAACCCAGGGAATCGGCCATAACTGCCTCACAGGTTGGAGGGTTGGCGCACACAGGCGCAAAGCAGGCGAACCATCAAGGGCCAGGGCGGCGCGCGCCTCAGACCTGCGCGGACCAACCCGCGTACATGCGTTCTTCCAGGGGCGGCATGACGGCGCTGTGCGGTTCCCCGCGCACCAGGCCATCCTCCATAAGGGCATCGGCAACGTTGTTGAAGAAGCGCAGGACAGCCGGGTTGTTGCCGTAGCCGGTTTCCTCCAGCAGGCGGCCGATATGCCGGTCCGGGTCAAAGCGGTCCAGGGCCAGCTGCGCGCGGGCCACGCTGGCGGCCAGGTTTTCCCCGCCCAGGTGCGGATCCTGGGCGGCCTCGCGCCGCCACTGGTCCACTTGCGCCTGCCAGGCGGCGCGCTGGGCGGCCTCGTGTTCCTGCAGCTTCTGGGCAAAGGGATCCTGCGCCGGAGCGTCGGGGGCGGGGACGCCTTCTGCGGACGGGGCAGCGGCCGGAGCGGATCCCGCGCCGGGATCGGAGCCGTGCGGATCAGCGGCCGGCGGGGGCGCGAGGGGCAGGTCAGGATCGGTCTGGTTCATGGGGATCTGGCTCATACGTTTCGTCCTCCTGTGGGTTGAGCAAGCGGGGCAGGTGTTCCGGGCCGGTCTGCCGGAGCAGGCGCAACAGGCGCGCGCCCACATAGCGGCGGCCCTCGGTAAAGCCGAGGCGCAGGGCGTCCGCGCCGGGCGGGGCGTCCTCCAGGTTCAGGGCGCTGAAGCAGCGGCATTCCTCCAGCAGCCAGCGCAGCAGCAGGCGACCTTGGGGCCGGGCCATGAGGTCCGTCAGCGCGGCGTTGAGGGCGGCCTGCGCAAAGCGGGCGCGGCGTTGGGCGGCGCGGTGCTCCTGGTCGGCCTGTTCGTATGGGGCAAAAGGATCGTCCATCAGCGGGCCTCCGCGTCGCCCCGCGCCGCCGGGGTTTCGGGCGCACGCCGCGCCGGGGGACGGCCGCCGGGAGGCGCGGCCGCGTTATCCCTGCCGCGGAGCAGCTCCGCCAGACCGTCCAGGGCCGTGCCCTGCTCTCCCTGGGGGCCGGTAAGCGGCGTTTTGCCCAGTTGCTGGAGCATCTCCACGCCCTGGCGCAAGGTCTGGGCCAGGTTCTGGACGCGGGCGGCTTCAGCCCTGGCGCTCCGCAGCTGTTGCCGTTCCTCCAGGGGGCGGCTCAGGCTCACGGGCAGGCCCAGGCTGTCGGCATAACTGTCCAGCAGATGGTCCACGTTAAGGGCGTCCAGGGCTTCGGGCCAGGCGGCGGAGGTCTTGAGGGTCAGGGCCAGGTATTGATCCGTGGCGCTCACGCCCACCAGCTTCTGCGCCTGGGCCAGCAGGGAGACGAACTCCACCTTGAGGCGGCGGCCCGTAAGCTCCGGCGGGCAGGGCGGCAGCATGTCCAGCTCGGCCATGCACAGGAAGGTGCGGTCCATGAGCGGGATGAACAGCTCGTCGTGCAGGCGCTCCAGCACGGGGCCGATAAGCACCAGCTTTTCTTCCTCCCGCGCGGCTATCTCGCTGGCCGTGACCCCGCTGCGCCCCTCCAGGATGAGTTTGAAGAGGTCGTTGTAGAGCCCGGAGCGGATCTGGTTCTGCACGGCTTCCATGGCTTTGCGGGCCGTGGCCAGGTCCGGATTGACCTGCAGGAGCGGCGTGGCCGCCTGGGGGCTCTGGCCCGGAGCGCTCTCCACATAGTTGATGCCGCCAGGGGTCAGATCCAGGCCCACGGAGCGCAGCCCCGCGGCCACGCTCATGGGCGGGTCCACAGCCTTGTGGATGGCTTTGAGGGTGGTGACGCCCATCTGCTGGAGCATGCGGCAGTCGGGCAGCGCGTCCATGGCCGGGGAACGGCCGTAAACGTCGTTGCCGGCCACGTCCCAGCGCGGCCCGAAGCCGGGAAACGCCCGGAAGCCTGATTCGCGCAGGGGCCGCCCCTGGCCTTCGCGCCCCTCCAGCCAGTACACCGAGGCCACGGGCATGTGCCGGGCCGCAAGCCGCGCGGGGTTGCGGTCCGTGCGCGGGTACACGGCCTGGACGACGTTGTGCCGCGCTTCCGGCTGTTGCCGGGCCTGGCGACGCAGACTTTCGGGCAGGGCCTCCGCCCCGAAGGTCTGGACCAGCTGACGCAGGGTCATGGCCGTGCGGCGAAAGACCGTGTCCACGCGCCGGTCCGCGTCGCAGTCCAGGGCGTATTCCCCGGCGCAGAGGGGCAGGAAGCGGAAGCCCCGGCGGACGTCGGCCAGCTCAAACACAAAGGCCGTGCCGAAGGCGCCGAGCTCGCCGTAGATCGTGTGCATGGCGTTGTAGAAGTTGGAGCGGTGGAACACCGCGCGCATGCGCGCGGCCACTTCGTCCAGCCAGGCCTGCACCGGACGGCGGCGGGCCAGGTCCGCGTCGTCCAGGCTGAGGCGGAACCAGGGCCGGGCCGGGCTGGTGAGCCCGCCCTGCAGCCCGGCCGCAAGGGTGCGCATGGCCAGCACGCCCGTGGCGTCCACCAGCCGCCGGTTGAGCAGCGGGCCTTGTTCCGCCGCGTCCGCCTGGGACCGCAGGCGGCAGCGGGTGGGCAGAAAGTGGTCCGCCAGGCTTTGCCAGGCCGCATCCCAGGGGGCGCGGCGGCGCAGCAGGGCCTGATGCCGCCGGGCCAGGGCCTGGAGGTCGGCGTGCGGCGCGGCCCCGCATTCCCTAGATGCCTTAGGGTCCAAGGGACGCATGGTCATTGCCCCAGCAGGGTTTTGCGGGTGGTTTCCGCGCGGTTGAGCGGGCTGGTATGCACGGCGGCATACAGCCCGGCCGCGCGGGCGGCTTTGTCCTTCTGCGTCTGGCGGGCGGCCGTGGCCGCCTCGGTGACGGGCTTCTGCACCTCCTGCTTGGGCGTGGGCGTAACCTCAGGCACGCTGGGCGTGCTGGCGGAGCCTCCTCCGAATCCCATAACAACCTCCTTGGGGTTGGCGTTGCGCAAATCCGACGGCGTGCAGCAGACCAGCACGCCATCCACAAAACGGTTTTTCCGGGCATGGCGGCAGGCTTGCGGCAGCCTGGCCAGCACGCGGAAGCCGCAGGCCCGGGCCAGGCGCCAGGCGTGCCGGTTGGGCGCAGGGCACAGGCCCAGCACGGCCGCGCAGTCCAGGTGGGCGAAGGCCCAGGCCAGACCACGCCGGGCCATGGGCACGGCCAGGCGCGCCGCGGCCCGGAAGGTGGTGAAGTCAAATTCCCAGACCTTGCCCCGCCGCGGGGAGAACAGCGCGCAGGCCAGCATGGCGGCGGGACTGCGCTCCCCGGCCGCCGGCCAGCAGCAGAGCAGCAGGCCCAGGGCCGGGTTTGTCGCGCGCCGCCAATCTTCCAGGGTCGGCGCGGCAAAGGCGCTCATGGCGCAGCCCAGCAGCCCCTCTGCCGCCATGCGGCAAAAAATCTGGTCGCGCGTGGCCTGGTCCGGGGCGGGCGCGTAAAAAAATCCGGACATCAGTTTTCTCCGAACATGTCATAACTGGTTCTGGCCCGGCGGCAGCCGCCGGAAGCGGGCGCGGCGGGACGAAAGCCCGTGGCCGCATAGCGCAGGGCGTCGGCCCCGTGGCTGGCCCAGTCGTGCAGGGGGCCCCGGCCGCCGGAAGGGCCGCCGCCCGGCCGCCATTGCCGCCGGTAAGCCCGCAGGGCCTTGATCCCCACAGCGCAGTGTGCCGCGTCAAACCAGCAGCGCGGCAACAGGCGGCGCACAGCGTCGATGCCGTCGGCCAGGGGCAGGGCCGGGGCCAGGCTGAAGCGCAGCCCCATGCGGGCCGCACACTCCCAGCGGCTCTGGCCCGTGCCCAGCTCCCGCACCCGGATATCCTGCGGGGCCAGGTGCAGGCCGTAGCGAAAGCCCCGGCCCGGCAGATCCTCCCCCGGCGCGGCCGGGCCCGCCGGGCGGGCCTTCTGCTCCAGCACCCGGACGTAGTGGGCCAGCCCCTCGCCCGATGCCTCGTAGTAGTCCACAAACCGCCAGGTTCCCGAAGGCTCCACCTGGAAGAACCAGATGGCTGTGGCGTCGTCCATGCCCAGATCCCAGGCCGTGTGTACGGGCAGCTCCGGGGCCGCGGGCAGGGGCGCGACGCGGCCTTCGCGCTCGGCCGCGTCCATCAGGGGCGCGTAGTAGGCCCCGCGCACGGCGGCGGCAAAGGAACACTCAAATTCCTGCGCGTATTCCGCCGCCTCCATGCTCCGCCGGGCGGCCTCCAGCTCCGCCTGCGGCAGATAGCCCGTCTGTGAAGCGGGGAAACGGAAGCGCGACCACAGCCCGCCTTGGTCCGCGCCGGCCTGCTGCCAGACGTCGTAGAGCAGGTTGTCCGTGCCGTGGGGCGTGCCGCAGAACAGGGCCCGGCCCTGGCGGTCCGCCAGCATGGGCCGCAGCACCTGGCTCCAGACCTGGCGCGGCATGTCCGCAGGCTCGTCCAGCACCAGATCGTCCAGATAGAGGCCCCGCAGCGCCTGGGCGTTTTCCGTGCCCAGCAGCCGGATGCGCCCGCCCGTGGGCAAATCGCAACGCAGCTCGGATTCGTTAAATCTGACGCCTGGGACAGGGGAGGCAAATTTTTTTAGGTAGTCCCAGGCCACCTGTTTGGCCTGGCTGAAATACGGCGCGCAGTAGGCCGCCCGCCAATCCTCCCGGCCGGAAAGCAGGGCCTGGCGGATCAGATCGTTGACCGCCGCCACCGTCTTGCCGAAGCGCCGGTGACACAGCAGCACGCAAAAACGCGTGCGCTCCTGATGGAAGCGCCACTGCAACGGACGCGGCGTGTAGGGAATGATGTGGAGCATGGCGCACTTGCGGGTTAAGGTTAACGGGGTGGGCAGGGCGTACTCCGGGCGAAAAACAAGGGCGGCCTGACTGGCGGGGAAAGGGGTGCCCAGGGGCTCTGCCCCTGGGCCGCCGGCGGCGTTGCCCCTTGCCCCGCATCAGGGTTTTTCCGGTGGCGGGTCCGGCGCAGGCCCGGCCCAGACCACACGCACCTGCGGGGGCTGCGGCGGCGCGGCGGCCGTGTCCAGCGCGCCGAGGATGGCGTGGAGCTCTTTGATTTCCTTCACAATATCAATACTTTTTTCGGCGATGTCGGCCTGGTTGAGGCTGTCGGTGAGCAGGGTCAGGCGCTGTTCCAGGCTGCGCAGCAGGTTCTGCACGCCGGAGCGGTGCTGCGCCGTGGCGCGGCGGGCGGCCATCAGCGCCGGGCCCCGGCGGCGGCGCTGCTGTAAGGCTGCCGCCGGGCGGGCAGACCGTGGAGGCGGTCTTCCTGCCGCTCCAGGCCGTGTTCCAGGCGGGTGAGCAGGCGATCCAGGCCGCTCATGCGGGCGCTGAGGGCCTGCAGATCGCCGCGCAGGGCGGTAAGCTCGTTCTGCAGGCCGGTAAGGGCGGCCGCGCCCGGAATGGCGTGCAGGCCGTTTTCCAGCCCGGCCAGGCGGCGGTTGATGGCGGCTTCGCGTCGCGCCTCGCGCTGGAGGTGGAGCAGATAGTCGTCCTGGCGAACAAAAGCCCGGCGCAGGCTCCAGAGGGCCCAGGCGAACAGGGCCTGTACCGCCAGCACCAGCAGGCTTGCGCCGGTGGAAGAAAAGAGATCGATGGGCATGGTGCGCTCCGTGGTCAGGGGTGGATGGTTTTTGAGGGGCTAAAAGCCGAGGCCCAGCATGCCCAGCAGCAGGCCCATGATCTGGTCCAGGGCCGAAGGCGGCAGGTCGGCCCCCCAGGAGGCGAAGAACAGGGGGATGACGATAAGCCGCCCCACCACCTCCCAGCAGAACAGAAGGCTCAGCACCCACCCCAGGAAGGACCGCCAAAGCCGCAGACGGCTTGCGGGCGCGCCGGCCACCTCCGCCTCATTGATGCGGCTTTGGGCCGCGTTGGCGCTTTTGCGGTCGGGCAGAACGCGCTCCAGCACCGCACCCGCCGCACTGCCCACGCCGGAAAACAGCTTGCCGAGCAGGGTCCACATGATCAGTCCTCCTCCCGTTCCAGCCGGGCCAGATAGTCGTTCAGGGCGCGCACCCGGTTGCGCCAGCCAGCAAGAAAAACCTTCA from Desulfovibrio legallii includes the following:
- a CDS encoding major capsid protein; this translates as MADSLGFVVSLAEMEQFYRGEKAGQIIELMNKTNDIVDDVLWMEANQSDGHLTRIRTGLPEVYWRRLYQGTPPSKSQWSQVKEGCGILEAIMELDVEELRLYGGRDRAFRMSEGIAFAEAMRQKVATTLFYGNSNVNPDEFNGLAMRYPAQDANNVLDAAGRDAAGCTSLWLVAWGAQSVHGIYPKGSAGGLSHEDLRTYMAQDPDGRKYQVVGDKYNWRCGLAVRDWRGVARIANIPVAALSKRKGQTGFVDLQKLTIEAKNRMPQHLRQKAVWYANADVLTALELQNSDAGNVQLQYGEFFDAKAVPVLHGRPVRQCDAVLSTEEPV
- a CDS encoding Bbp19 family protein, producing the protein MDDPFAPYEQADQEHRAAQRRARFAQAALNAALTDLMARPQGRLLLRWLLEECRCFSALNLEDAPPGADALRLGFTEGRRYVGARLLRLLRQTGPEHLPRLLNPQEDETYEPDPHEPDRS
- a CDS encoding portal protein translates to MRPLDPKASRECGAAPHADLQALARRHQALLRRRAPWDAAWQSLADHFLPTRCRLRSQADAAEQGPLLNRRLVDATGVLAMRTLAAGLQGGLTSPARPWFRLSLDDADLARRRPVQAWLDEVAARMRAVFHRSNFYNAMHTIYGELGAFGTAFVFELADVRRGFRFLPLCAGEYALDCDADRRVDTVFRRTAMTLRQLVQTFGAEALPESLRRQARQQPEARHNVVQAVYPRTDRNPARLAARHMPVASVYWLEGREGQGRPLRESGFRAFPGFGPRWDVAGNDVYGRSPAMDALPDCRMLQQMGVTTLKAIHKAVDPPMSVAAGLRSVGLDLTPGGINYVESAPGQSPQAATPLLQVNPDLATARKAMEAVQNQIRSGLYNDLFKLILEGRSGVTASEIAAREEEKLVLIGPVLERLHDELFIPLMDRTFLCMAELDMLPPCPPELTGRRLKVEFVSLLAQAQKLVGVSATDQYLALTLKTSAAWPEALDALNVDHLLDSYADSLGLPVSLSRPLEERQQLRSARAEAARVQNLAQTLRQGVEMLQQLGKTPLTGPQGEQGTALDGLAELLRGRDNAAAPPGGRPPARRAPETPAARGDAEAR
- a CDS encoding GNAT family N-acetyltransferase encodes the protein MSGFFYAPAPDQATRDQIFCRMAAEGLLGCAMSAFAAPTLEDWRRATNPALGLLLCCWPAAGERSPAAMLACALFSPRRGKVWEFDFTTFRAAARLAVPMARRGLAWAFAHLDCAAVLGLCPAPNRHAWRLARACGFRVLARLPQACRHARKNRFVDGVLVCCTPSDLRNANPKEVVMGFGGGSASTPSVPEVTPTPKQEVQKPVTEAATAARQTQKDKAARAAGLYAAVHTSPLNRAETTRKTLLGQ
- a CDS encoding terminase large subunit domain-containing protein; translation: MLHIIPYTPRPLQWRFHQERTRFCVLLCHRRFGKTVAAVNDLIRQALLSGREDWRAAYCAPYFSQAKQVAWDYLKKFASPVPGVRFNESELRCDLPTGGRIRLLGTENAQALRGLYLDDLVLDEPADMPRQVWSQVLRPMLADRQGRALFCGTPHGTDNLLYDVWQQAGADQGGLWSRFRFPASQTGYLPQAELEAARRSMEAAEYAQEFECSFAAAVRGAYYAPLMDAAEREGRVAPLPAAPELPVHTAWDLGMDDATAIWFFQVEPSGTWRFVDYYEASGEGLAHYVRVLEQKARPAGPAAPGEDLPGRGFRYGLHLAPQDIRVRELGTGQSRWECAARMGLRFSLAPALPLADGIDAVRRLLPRCWFDAAHCAVGIKALRAYRRQWRPGGGPSGGRGPLHDWASHGADALRYAATGFRPAAPASGGCRRARTSYDMFGEN
- a CDS encoding DUF2730 family protein — encoded protein: MPIDLFSSTGASLLVLAVQALFAWALWSLRRAFVRQDDYLLHLQREARREAAINRRLAGLENGLHAIPGAAALTGLQNELTALRGDLQALSARMSGLDRLLTRLEHGLERQEDRLHGLPARRQPYSSAAAGARR